The Choristoneura fumiferana chromosome 11, NRCan_CFum_1, whole genome shotgun sequence genome includes a region encoding these proteins:
- the LOC141432476 gene encoding LOW QUALITY PROTEIN: transcription termination factor 2-like (The sequence of the model RefSeq protein was modified relative to this genomic sequence to represent the inferred CDS: deleted 1 base in 1 codon; added 16 bases not found in genome assembly): MESSFIDYRDKTRAESDSDTEIIDDSIDESFILTTKTPLKKNHTVIPDSEESLVDDESDEVEDKVSKTQAQKPVKQQSIQESVVYSSDDGASKQASRAQSQSQNMSYTNVDPSSSEEDAVSPELVPKRRPPPRPKSLNSSTDSPVVRRVKKRMILLDSDTDNSIIIEKNKNNKMKCMKDTPLKIENGKVGKGNDSEESDASDDSGTEGSDEDDEDDESDETDDAADEDQMAMSRATRMSIMGIIPKQNESDESDFIESDDSLKRSIAGSTESLTELPAVDLTCQVPAKLTTPAQKPPQTTTEQQPLKTPEKPETENLNDSVLTCSPIASPLHNITNELNNSKPNSPVLAQFTPRSIEQKSLKDKVLSKLIADDAANKENARVDDDDVTVIDSVTDVITLSSDDDEEYKKGNKGAHIKKSPKTPKAKADSSTSQRSKDNTIRQYLPPPSYPNQVVYVKKHVRDNELNKLNGLQADLQNIRNLLENMDVTTLPDGGSRLIMRLTDLEEQVRRQGDRVGNMVVEPSQPAPADVARDGFGQGLSWDDLQKASNAVQPRMFGKQAMSTHLAERNLILDRLRDLHESLASRPPEEQLDKAPSALKTALMPHQLHALAWLRWRETQRPAGGILADDMGLGKTITMISLIASDKEIRDDDDDDSEEDDGEKPRGRLVKGGTLVVCPASLMSQWRGEVKKHCLPHRISTCLHHGAARAAQPQRLAHCDMVMTTYNILQRDSEKQGVLMRVQWRRVILDEGHIVRNHKSATSRAVCGLRARRRWALTGTPVHNKDLDLFALLKYLRCTPFDDLAMWKKWIDNKSQGGQERLSTIMRCILLRRTKAQLQAKGQLVGLPSRTAHDKHVSLSKEELNVYQKVLVFSKTLFAQFLHQRAEKQADGGFLSAAGNAAYDNMHKKMIALQGAKPVKSHEILVLLLRLRQVCCHCGLIAAMLDPEDAAADVVEDEGGKDLLAELNKLTLEDAAARGSGEKEQEEPEQEGTTAAEAIRSVLAPNNPVFQLERRSSKIQAVMDCLNENVLKHPGEKAVVVSQWTSVLRLVERELAAARVRSATLSGAVPVPARAALVADLNNPASGVRVMLLSLCAGGVGLNLCGANHLLLLDPHWNPQLEQQAQDRVYRVGQHRPVHVYRFMCVDTVEQSIRKLQDAKLELAENVLTGARHTSASKLSIEDLKLLFNMGPVQE, translated from the exons ATGGAGAGTTCCTTTATTGATTATCGTGATAAAACTAGAGCCGAAAGCGATTCCGATACAGAAATTATCGATGATAGTATCGACGAATCTTTTATTTTGACGACGAAGACTCCTTTGAAAAAGAACCACACGGTGATTCCAGATTCTGAGGAATCATTAGTTGATG ATGAATCTGACGAAGTTGAGGATAAAGTCTCCAAAACTCAAGCTCAAAAGCCAGTTAAGCAGCAAAGCATCCAAGAATCGGTAGTATATAGCAGTGATGATG gtgcaagcaagcaagccagtaGAGCACAGTCACAATCACAAAACATGTCATACACAAATGTTGATCCAAGCTCATCGGAGGAAG ATGCAGTATCACCAGAGTTGGTCCCGAAGCGGCGTCCCCCACCGCGCCCCAAGTCCCTCAACTCCAGCACGGACTCCCCAGTAGTGCGAAGGGTCAAGAAACGCATGATTTTGTTAGACTCGGATACAGACAACTCTATTATcatagagaaaaataaaaacaacaaaatgaaATGCATGAAAGATACCCCTTTGAAGATTGAGAATGGGAAAGTTGGTAAGGGTAATGACAGTGAGGAGAGTGATGCAAGTGACGATAGTGGGACAGAGGGCAGTGATGAGGACGATGAAGATGATGAAAGTGATGAGACAGATGATGCTGCAGATGAGGATCAGATGGCGATGTCCCGTGCGACGCGCATGAGTATTATGGGCATAATACCGAAACAGAATGAAAGTGATGAGTCAGATTTTATTGAATCTGATGAT AGTTTAAAACGCAGCATCGCTGGCTCAACTGAAAGTCTCACAGAATTACCAGCAGTTGACTTGACATGCCAGGTGCCTGCAAAGTTGACAACGCCTGCGCAAAAACCACCACAGACAACCACTGAACAACAACCTCTGAAGACACCAGAGAAACCAGAAACTGAAAATCTCAACGACTCCGTACTGACATGCTCACCTATCGCCAGTCCTTTACACAATATAACAAATGAATTGAACAATTCAAAACCTAATTCTCCTGTATTAGCTCAGTTTACTCCGAGGAGTATTGAACAGAAGTCTTTAAAGGATAAGGTGCTGAGTAAATTGATAGCGGATGACGCGGCGAACAAGGAGAATGCGCGggtcgatgatgatgatgtcacgGTGATAGACTCAGTGACCGATGTGATAACACTTagcagtgatgatgatgag GAGTACAAAAAAGGTAACAAAGGAGCTCA CATCAAGAAGTCCCCGAAGACCCCGAAGGCCAAAGCGGACTCCAGCACGTCCCAGCGCAGTAAGGACAACACGATCCGGCAGTACCTGCCGCCGCCTAGCTATCCCAACCAG GTTGTATACGTGAAGAAACATGTGCGAGACAACGAACTTAACAAGCTTAACGGGCTGCAAGCGGATCTCCAGAATATCAGG AATCTTCTGGAGAACATGGACGTGACTACTCTCCCGGACGGCGGGTCGCGGCTCATCATGCGACTAACGGACCTCGAAGAGCAG GTGCGACGGCAAGGCGACCGCGTGGGCAACATGGTGGTGGAACCGTCGCAGCCCGCGCCGGCCGACGTGGCGCGCGACGGGTTCGGCCAGGGGCTGTCCTGGGACGACCTGCAGAAGGCCAGCAATGCCGTGCAGCCCAGGATGTTCGGCAAACAAG CCATGTCGACGCATCTGGCGGAGCGCAACCTGATCCTGGACAGACTGCGCGACCTGCACGAGTCCCTGGCGTCGCGGCCGCCCGAGGAACAGCTCGATAAG GCGCCGAGCGCGCTGAAGACCGCTCTAATGCCGCACCAGCTGCACGCGCTTGCCTGGCTGCGCTGGCGCGAGACGCAGCGCCCCGCCGGCGGGATACTGG CTGACGACATGGGGCTGGGCAAGACCATCACGATGATATCCCTGATCGCGAGCGACAAGGAGATTcgtgatgacgatgatgatgacagcgAGGAGGATGACGGCGAGAAACCTCGGGGGCGAT TGGTAAAAGGCGGCACTCTAGTGGTATGCCCCGCCTCTCTGATGTCCCAGTGG AGGGGGGAAGTGAAGAAGCACTGTCTGCCGCACAGGATCAGCACGTGTCTGCACcacggcgccgcgcgcgccgcgcagccGCAGCGGCTCGCACATTGCGACATGGTCATGACTACCTATAACATACTGCAGCGGGACAGCGAGAAG CAGGGCGTGTTGATGCGCGTGCAGTGGCGTCGCGTGATCCTGGACGAGGGCCACATCGTGCGCAACCACAAGTCGGCCACCTCGCGCGCCGTGTgcgggctgcgcgcgcgccgccgctggGCGCTCACCGGCACGCCCGTGCACAACAAGGACCTCGACCTGTTCGCGCTGCTCAAGTACCTGCGCTGCACGCCCTTTGACGACCTCGCG ATGTGGAAGAAGTGGATCGACAATAAGAGCCAGGGCGGGCAGGAGCGGCTAAGCACCATCATGCGCTGCATATTGCTGCGACGAACCAAAGCGCAGCTGCAGGCCAAGGGGCAACTG GTGGGGCTGCCGTCGCGTACCGCGCACGACAAACACGTGTCTCTCTCTAAAGAGGAGTTGAACGTTTATCAGAAG GTGCTGGTGTTTTCGAAGACCCTGTTCGCGCAGTTCCTGCACCAGCGCGCGGAGAAACAGGCGGACGGCGGCTTCCTGTCCGCCGCAGGGAACGCCGCTTACGACAATATGCATAAGAAGATGATCGCGCTGCAGG GTGCGAAGCCCGTGAAGTCCCATGAGATCCTGGTGCTGCTGCTGCGGCTGCGGCAGGTGTGCTGCCACTGCGGCCTCATCGCCGCCATGCTGGACCCCGAGGACGCCGCCGCCGACGTGGTCGAGGACGAGGGCGGGAAGGATCTGCTCGCTGAACTGAACAAGCTCACGCTGGAGGACGCGGCGGCGAGGGGAAG CGGCGAGAAAGAGCAAGAGGAACCGGAGCAGGAGGGCACGACGGCGGCCGAGGCCATCCGCTCCGTGCTCGCGCCCAACAACCCGGTGTTCCAGCTGGAGCGCCGCTCCTCCAAGATACAGGCCGTCATGGACTGCCTTAACGAGAACGTGCTCAAACACCCAG GCGAGAAGGCGGTCGTGGTGTCGCAGTGGACGTCGGTGCTGCGGCTGGTGGAGCGCGagctggcggcggcgcgcgtgcgCAGCGCCACGCTCAGCGGCGCCGTGCCCgtgcccgcgcgcgccgccctcgtCGCGGACCTCAACAACCC